One genomic segment of Nocardia spumae includes these proteins:
- a CDS encoding universal stress protein, giving the protein MVTKAPVVVGVDSSDDSVQAARWAADDAALHKVPLEVISAVPPIPDEHSGEDGIQDYHARMADQARHAVASAARVAAATAPTIEISTAVVDAPIIPALLGRAEHARLVVVGARGLGAYQRSLLGSVSTALVRHARGPVAVVPSDALIGSERSVLVGYDDSPCSADALAIAMTEARRRRADLTIVHTWQRFGGYPSPAALQEEGNRLVDAALTVHEDPDEPVSVRRVVVEDRPVRRILAESANAQLVVVGSHGKGGFPGMTLGSTSQALMHSVECPIIIARPRD; this is encoded by the coding sequence ATGGTTACCAAGGCGCCGGTGGTGGTGGGGGTCGACAGTTCCGACGATTCGGTACAGGCCGCGCGCTGGGCCGCCGATGACGCGGCGCTGCACAAGGTTCCACTCGAGGTCATCTCCGCGGTGCCGCCGATCCCGGACGAGCACAGCGGTGAGGACGGCATTCAGGACTATCACGCCCGCATGGCCGACCAGGCGCGGCACGCGGTCGCGTCGGCCGCGCGGGTCGCCGCCGCCACCGCGCCCACGATCGAGATCAGCACGGCGGTCGTCGACGCGCCGATCATTCCCGCCCTGCTCGGCCGCGCGGAGCATGCCCGGCTGGTGGTGGTCGGCGCGCGCGGGCTCGGGGCATATCAGCGCAGCCTGCTCGGCTCGGTGAGTACCGCACTCGTCCGCCACGCCCGGGGCCCGGTGGCGGTGGTGCCGTCGGATGCGCTGATCGGCTCGGAGCGCTCGGTGCTCGTGGGATACGACGATTCCCCGTGCAGCGCGGACGCTCTCGCGATCGCGATGACCGAGGCGCGCCGGCGCCGCGCCGATCTGACCATCGTGCACACCTGGCAGCGCTTCGGCGGCTATCCGTCACCGGCGGCGCTGCAGGAAGAGGGCAATCGGCTGGTCGACGCGGCGCTCACCGTGCACGAGGACCCCGACGAACCGGTGTCGGTGCGGCGCGTCGTGGTCGAGGACCGGCCGGTGCGGCGCATCCTCGCCGAATCGGCGAATGCCCAGCTGGTCGTGGTGGGCAGTCACGGCAAGGGCGGATTTCCGGGGATGACGCTGGGGTCGACCAGCCAGGCGCTGATGCACAGTGTCGAATGCCCGATCATCATCGCCCGCCCGCGCGACTGA
- a CDS encoding AMP-binding protein, with amino-acid sequence MTVDLLRTASTRVWTELEYLRLCVGSGLVGIESPCTLLSAGAALLRHGALPALLRLAAARYGDRPALIDELGPLSYRDLDDRSNRLANEWRKRGLRTGEGVAILARNHRGLLDAVFAAAKCGARIILLNTDFAGPQLRDVAAREGTDLLVYDEEYEAILGDMSPRRGAYRAWSHTRHTSSLESLITAGSPAAPPISCSGAKIVLLTSGTSGTPKGAPRSEPRSLEPIGALLSKVPFRTREVTECPAPLFHTLGFAMSLLAIGFGSTLVIRRRFDPRRVVDSMAEHGATTLIAVPVMLARIVELGPDALAGRDLSALRIIFVAGSQLGADLCRRVTAAFGPVVYNLYGSTEVAYATIATPRDLAAEPGCVGSPVAGAVVRILDEEGAEVPSGTSGRIFVRNAIPFDGYTGGGGKELIRGMMSTGDVGHFDSAGRLFIDGRDDDMIVSGGENVFPGEVEELLNAHPAVREAAVIGVPDAEYGARLVAFVVRAADSDGGAGNLDVAAETVGAEELEAHVKSNLARYKVPRDIVFLDELPRNPTGKVLKRRLREL; translated from the coding sequence ATGACGGTGGACCTGCTGCGGACCGCGAGTACGCGGGTGTGGACCGAATTGGAGTATCTGCGGCTGTGCGTCGGCAGCGGGCTCGTCGGCATCGAATCGCCGTGCACACTACTGTCGGCGGGCGCGGCGTTGCTGCGGCACGGCGCCCTGCCGGCATTGCTGCGGCTCGCGGCCGCGCGCTACGGCGATCGCCCGGCGCTGATCGATGAACTCGGGCCGCTGAGCTATCGCGACCTCGACGACCGGTCCAATCGGCTGGCCAACGAATGGCGCAAGCGCGGTCTGCGCACCGGCGAGGGCGTGGCGATCCTGGCCCGCAACCATCGCGGCCTGCTCGACGCGGTCTTCGCCGCCGCCAAGTGCGGAGCCCGAATCATCTTGCTGAACACCGATTTCGCCGGACCGCAGCTGCGTGATGTGGCGGCGCGTGAGGGCACCGACCTGCTCGTGTACGACGAGGAGTACGAAGCCATCCTCGGTGATATGAGTCCGCGGCGCGGCGCGTACCGGGCCTGGTCGCACACCCGGCACACCAGCAGTCTGGAATCACTGATTACGGCGGGATCGCCTGCCGCGCCGCCGATCTCGTGTTCCGGTGCCAAGATCGTTCTGCTGACCAGCGGTACCTCCGGAACGCCCAAGGGGGCACCGCGTTCGGAACCGCGGTCGCTGGAGCCGATCGGCGCGCTGCTGAGCAAGGTGCCGTTCCGGACGCGCGAGGTCACCGAATGTCCGGCTCCGCTGTTCCATACGCTGGGTTTCGCGATGTCGTTGCTGGCCATCGGATTCGGCTCCACGCTGGTGATCCGGCGGCGCTTCGACCCGCGGCGCGTCGTCGACAGCATGGCCGAGCACGGGGCGACCACGCTGATCGCGGTGCCGGTGATGCTGGCACGGATCGTCGAACTGGGCCCGGATGCGCTGGCCGGACGTGATCTGTCGGCGCTGCGGATCATCTTCGTCGCGGGCTCCCAGCTGGGCGCCGATCTGTGCCGCAGGGTGACCGCGGCCTTCGGTCCGGTGGTCTACAACCTCTACGGGTCCACCGAGGTCGCCTACGCCACCATCGCCACACCACGGGATCTGGCCGCCGAACCGGGCTGCGTGGGCTCGCCGGTGGCCGGTGCGGTGGTGCGCATCCTCGACGAGGAGGGGGCGGAAGTTCCGTCGGGGACGTCCGGCCGCATCTTCGTCCGCAACGCGATCCCCTTCGACGGTTACACCGGTGGCGGCGGCAAGGAACTGATCCGGGGGATGATGTCCACCGGCGATGTCGGCCACTTCGATTCGGCGGGAAGGCTTTTCATCGACGGCCGCGATGACGACATGATCGTCTCCGGCGGGGAGAACGTCTTCCCCGGGGAGGTCGAGGAGTTGCTGAACGCGCATCCCGCGGTCCGCGAGGCGGCGGTGATCGGGGTACCCGACGCGGAATACGGCGCGCGCCTGGTCGCCTTCGTCGTTCGTGCGGCCGATTCCGATGGTGGCGCGGGGAACCTGGATGTGGCCGCCGAAACGGTTGGCGCGGAAGAACTCGAGGCGCACGTGAAGTCGAATCTCGCGCGCTACAAGGTGCCGCGCGACATCGTCTTCCTCGACGAACTCCCGCGGAATCCGACCGGGAAGGTGCTCAAACGACGGCTGCGCGAACTGTAG
- a CDS encoding YiiD C-terminal domain-containing protein, which translates to MAETNNAETNNETPAFADMVNGALEFTIPIAHKMGVKALEVRPGFAATTVPIEGNGNHFGVMYAGVLFTVAEILGGAIPIATFDSAKYYPLVKDLQIFFRKPAKTDVRAQASLSDEEIARVLADAEANGKADFTLTATVTDAEGVVVAETRGLYQLRAHGK; encoded by the coding sequence ATGGCCGAGACGAACAACGCCGAGACGAACAACGAGACCCCCGCGTTCGCGGACATGGTGAACGGTGCGCTGGAGTTCACCATCCCGATCGCGCACAAGATGGGGGTGAAGGCGCTGGAGGTCCGTCCCGGATTCGCCGCCACCACCGTGCCGATCGAGGGCAACGGCAATCACTTCGGCGTCATGTACGCCGGTGTGCTGTTCACCGTCGCGGAGATTCTGGGTGGCGCCATTCCCATCGCGACCTTCGACAGCGCCAAGTACTACCCGCTGGTGAAGGATCTGCAGATCTTCTTCCGTAAACCGGCGAAAACCGATGTGCGCGCCCAGGCTTCGCTGTCGGATGAGGAGATCGCGCGGGTGCTCGCCGATGCCGAGGCCAATGGGAAGGCCGATTTCACCCTGACGGCGACGGTCACCGACGCCGAGGGAGTGGTGGTGGCCGAGACCCGTGGCCTCTACCAGTTGCGCGCGCACGGAAAATAG
- a CDS encoding flavin-containing monooxygenase, giving the protein MTATPSILIIGAGFAGLGMALELQRAGIDNFTIVEKAADLGGVWRENTYPGAACDVPSPLYSWSFEPKSDWPRRFSQQRDIHAYMRSVAEKYDLPRKIRFGIEVTDAEFDTAQGTWQVRAADGQTLTADVLIPAVGQLSRPAMPTIPGIDSFAGPAFHSAEWDHAVDLTGKRVACIGTGASAIQYIPAIQPTVSHLTLFQRSAAWVLPKFDTEYTGLHHSLFKYLPPSRWAERFAIWTFFEVMALALTDMPWIKGPVIAIADRHRAEAVADPELRAKLTPDYAAGCKRGLFSNEYFPALAQPNVSVETTAIEAITETGIRTTDGVEHEVDVIVYGTGFKGTEFLAPMNIYGLGGRKLSDEWAAEGARAYLGMSVPDFPNLFMMYGPNTNVGSGSIIYMLESQARYIRQVVQYLSTRSGHFVSARPAVEQSWDDWLQKRLADTPWNFCSSWYRNASGRITNNWPGATLLFRWKTKRFDPADYTERIAGDA; this is encoded by the coding sequence ATGACAGCCACGCCATCGATCCTCATCATCGGCGCCGGATTCGCCGGCCTCGGCATGGCGCTGGAACTGCAGCGCGCCGGTATCGACAACTTCACCATCGTCGAGAAGGCCGCTGATCTCGGTGGCGTCTGGCGGGAGAACACCTACCCCGGCGCGGCCTGCGATGTCCCGTCACCGCTGTACTCGTGGTCGTTCGAGCCGAAATCCGATTGGCCACGCCGTTTTTCGCAGCAGCGCGATATCCACGCCTATATGCGCTCGGTGGCGGAGAAATACGATCTCCCACGCAAGATCCGGTTCGGCATCGAGGTCACCGACGCGGAATTCGATACCGCCCAGGGCACATGGCAGGTACGCGCCGCGGACGGGCAGACCCTCACCGCAGATGTACTGATTCCGGCCGTGGGCCAGCTCTCCCGGCCCGCGATGCCCACCATTCCGGGTATCGACAGCTTCGCCGGACCCGCCTTCCACTCGGCCGAATGGGATCACGCCGTCGATCTCACCGGTAAGCGGGTGGCGTGCATCGGCACGGGAGCCAGTGCGATCCAATATATTCCGGCGATTCAGCCCACGGTCTCCCATCTCACACTGTTTCAACGCTCGGCGGCCTGGGTGCTGCCGAAGTTCGATACCGAATACACCGGGCTGCACCACTCGTTGTTCAAGTACCTCCCGCCGAGCCGCTGGGCCGAGCGCTTCGCCATCTGGACCTTCTTCGAGGTGATGGCACTGGCGCTGACCGATATGCCGTGGATCAAGGGGCCGGTGATCGCGATCGCCGACCGGCATCGCGCCGAGGCCGTCGCCGATCCGGAACTGCGGGCCAAGCTGACTCCCGACTACGCCGCCGGCTGCAAGCGCGGCCTGTTCTCCAACGAGTACTTCCCCGCCCTCGCCCAGCCGAACGTGAGTGTGGAGACCACGGCGATCGAGGCGATCACCGAGACCGGAATCCGCACCACCGACGGCGTCGAGCACGAGGTCGACGTGATCGTCTACGGCACCGGATTCAAGGGCACCGAATTCCTCGCGCCGATGAACATCTACGGACTCGGCGGCCGCAAACTGTCCGACGAGTGGGCGGCCGAGGGCGCTCGTGCCTACCTCGGCATGTCGGTACCGGATTTCCCGAATCTGTTCATGATGTACGGACCCAACACCAATGTCGGCTCGGGATCGATCATCTACATGCTCGAAAGCCAGGCCCGCTACATCCGGCAGGTGGTGCAGTACCTGTCCACCAGGTCCGGGCACTTCGTCTCGGCCCGGCCCGCCGTCGAGCAGTCCTGGGACGACTGGTTGCAGAAGCGTCTGGCCGACACCCCGTGGAACTTCTGCTCCAGCTGGTACCGCAACGCCTCCGGCCGCATCACCAACAACTGGCCGGGTGCGACACTGCTGTTCCGGTGGAAGACGAAGCGTTTCGATCCCGCCGACTACACCGAGCGGATCGCCGGCGACGCCTGA
- a CDS encoding long-chain fatty acid--CoA ligase: MLSTMQDDQLSLATLLRYASTFHGDATVSTWTGDGVRTMTYRELGADSARLANALRGLGIGVGDRVATFMWNNNEHMVAYAAIPAMGAVLHALNLRLFPEQVTYVANHAEDQVVIVDGSLLPMFANYLPTLKTVRHVIVANGDAAELTAPAGVQVHSYTELLAAQPDTYDFPIVDERSAAGMCYTSGTTGDPKGVVYSHRSNVLHAMQVLTNASMGFTSDDLVLAIVPLFHANAWGLPYAAMMSGASVLMPDRFLQPAPLLAMMAEVKPTFAAAVPTIWGGVLAQLDAQPQDISHLREVVVGGSALPPAMMRAFQEKHGVRLLHAWGMTETSPLGSVAHPPRGVSGEQEWEYRYTQGRFPALVQARLVGDDGAVLPNDGEAVGELEVRGPWITGAYYSPEGASVDPDKFDDGWLRTGDVGKITPDGYLTLVDRSKDVIKSGGEWISSVDLENAIMGHPAVAEASVIGVPDEKWDERPLVAIVLKDGASAEPTELRDFLADKFAKWQLPEHWTFIDEVPKTSVGKFDKKRLRARYADGELTVTTL, translated from the coding sequence ATGTTGAGCACGATGCAGGACGATCAACTGTCGCTGGCGACGCTGCTGCGCTACGCGTCGACGTTCCATGGCGACGCGACGGTGTCGACCTGGACGGGTGACGGTGTGCGCACCATGACCTACCGGGAGTTGGGTGCGGATTCGGCGCGGCTGGCGAATGCGCTGCGCGGACTGGGGATCGGGGTCGGCGACCGGGTCGCCACCTTCATGTGGAACAACAACGAACATATGGTGGCCTACGCCGCCATACCCGCGATGGGCGCGGTACTGCACGCGCTGAATCTGCGGCTGTTCCCCGAGCAGGTCACCTATGTGGCCAATCACGCCGAGGATCAGGTGGTGATCGTCGACGGCTCGCTGCTGCCGATGTTCGCGAACTATCTGCCGACCCTGAAGACCGTGCGCCACGTCATCGTCGCCAACGGTGATGCCGCCGAACTCACCGCGCCCGCCGGGGTGCAGGTGCACTCGTACACCGAACTGCTTGCGGCGCAGCCCGATACCTACGATTTCCCGATTGTCGACGAACGTTCCGCGGCGGGGATGTGCTACACGTCGGGCACCACCGGTGACCCCAAGGGCGTGGTCTACTCGCACCGCTCCAACGTGCTGCACGCCATGCAGGTGCTCACCAACGCCAGTATGGGTTTCACCTCCGACGATCTGGTGCTGGCCATCGTGCCGCTGTTCCATGCCAATGCCTGGGGCCTGCCGTACGCGGCCATGATGTCGGGTGCGAGCGTGCTCATGCCGGACCGATTCCTGCAGCCCGCTCCGCTGCTGGCGATGATGGCCGAGGTGAAGCCGACCTTCGCCGCCGCGGTGCCGACCATCTGGGGTGGCGTGCTGGCCCAGCTCGACGCCCAGCCGCAGGACATCTCCCATCTGCGTGAGGTGGTCGTCGGCGGGTCCGCGCTGCCGCCCGCGATGATGCGCGCCTTCCAGGAGAAGCACGGCGTGCGACTGTTGCACGCCTGGGGGATGACCGAGACGTCCCCGCTGGGCAGTGTCGCTCATCCGCCGAGGGGTGTCTCGGGTGAGCAGGAGTGGGAGTATCGCTACACCCAGGGTCGATTCCCCGCCCTGGTGCAGGCCCGGCTGGTCGGCGACGACGGCGCCGTGCTGCCGAACGACGGCGAGGCCGTGGGTGAGCTCGAGGTGCGCGGGCCCTGGATCACCGGGGCCTACTACTCGCCGGAGGGCGCCTCGGTCGACCCGGACAAGTTCGACGACGGCTGGTTGCGCACCGGTGACGTCGGCAAGATCACCCCGGACGGTTATCTGACGCTGGTCGACCGGTCCAAGGACGTCATCAAATCCGGTGGCGAGTGGATCTCCTCGGTCGATCTGGAGAACGCGATCATGGGTCACCCCGCGGTCGCGGAGGCCTCGGTCATCGGGGTGCCGGACGAGAAGTGGGACGAGCGGCCGCTGGTCGCCATCGTGCTCAAGGACGGCGCCAGCGCGGAGCCGACCGAATTGCGCGACTTCCTCGCGGACAAGTTCGCCAAATGGCAGCTGCCCGAGCACTGGACCTTCATCGACGAGGTGCCCAAGACCAGTGTGGGCAAATTCGACAAGAAGCGGCTGCGGGCCCGCTACGCCGACGGTGAGCTGACGGTCACCACGTTGTGA
- a CDS encoding Acg family FMN-binding oxidoreductase, with protein MRNLPDRSTIIAALQLAARAPSVHNTQPWRWDFDGLRLHLSSDSERQLTMADPSGRQEVISCGAMLAHARVAFAAQGYPLTVRYEPEESRHELLAVAEFDTPRPPSDRERALAAAIRERRSDRLPMAPTDRPELIDQVCEVSGDTRVRADAITDDVRPRLAAASRRTAALHQFDTPYQNELRWWTGQFDLAEGIPPAALATAGEAALVDVGRDFPIPPGPAHRDEAPDRAALVALSTAGNTTNEWLATGEALSTALLSATAAGLATCPLTHITEIPAAIRAISALLPDPTRIPQVLIRLGTAPHDYVAPPTPRRPPADFLTFIGAN; from the coding sequence ATGCGAAACCTTCCCGACCGCTCGACCATCATCGCGGCACTGCAGCTGGCCGCCCGCGCCCCTTCCGTGCACAACACCCAACCGTGGCGCTGGGATTTCGACGGCCTTCGCCTGCATCTGTCCAGCGATTCCGAGCGGCAGCTGACGATGGCCGACCCGAGCGGGCGGCAGGAGGTCATCAGTTGCGGAGCCATGCTGGCGCACGCCCGCGTGGCGTTCGCCGCACAAGGATATCCGCTCACCGTGCGGTACGAACCGGAGGAGAGCCGCCACGAACTGCTCGCCGTCGCCGAATTCGACACGCCCCGCCCACCATCCGATCGCGAGCGCGCTCTGGCCGCCGCCATCCGCGAGCGGCGCAGCGACCGATTGCCGATGGCGCCGACGGATCGCCCGGAGCTGATCGACCAGGTGTGCGAGGTGTCCGGTGATACCCGCGTCCGAGCGGACGCGATCACCGACGACGTGCGTCCGCGACTCGCCGCCGCATCCCGCCGGACCGCCGCCCTGCATCAGTTCGATACGCCGTATCAGAACGAACTACGCTGGTGGACGGGTCAATTCGACCTGGCCGAGGGAATACCGCCGGCCGCCCTCGCCACCGCGGGCGAGGCCGCTCTGGTCGACGTGGGCCGCGACTTCCCCATCCCGCCCGGGCCGGCACATCGCGACGAGGCCCCCGACCGCGCCGCCCTCGTCGCTCTCAGTACCGCCGGCAACACCACGAACGAATGGCTGGCCACCGGCGAGGCCCTGTCCACGGCCCTGCTGTCGGCCACCGCCGCCGGCCTGGCCACCTGCCCGCTCACCCACATCACCGAGATCCCCGCCGCCATCCGCGCGATCAGCGCCCTGCTCCCCGACCCCACTCGCATTCCTCAGGTCCTGATCCGCCTCGGCACGGCACCCCACGACTACGTGGCGCCGCCCACGCCGCGCCGCCCACCCGCCGATTTCCTGACCTTCATCGGCGCCAACTGA
- a CDS encoding TIGR03564 family F420-dependent LLM class oxidoreductase: protein MTISVPIGVSVWPRPDVANDVGEVIGLATAAARAGVRSVWFGQKFDLDALTLAAVVGHAVPDIEVGTSVVPINPRHPLVVASQAQTAQAATGGRFRLGLGLGAPALESTAFGIYEDKPVRRLREYLVALRRAIEDGAVDVAGERVHARPPLPTRVRGGGDIPLLVAAMGPQALRASGELADGVLPFLAGPRTVESHIVPALERARPAHPVRPAQVIAGVVAVVTDRAEQVRATAARALSFYEQFDSYRAILDREGVPHAIDVALIGDEDHVARGLRAYVEAGATELLIHQSDLGGPDDQARTWKLLSELAA, encoded by the coding sequence ATGACTATCTCGGTTCCGATCGGAGTATCCGTCTGGCCGCGCCCCGACGTCGCCAACGACGTCGGCGAGGTGATCGGCCTCGCCACGGCGGCGGCGCGGGCAGGGGTGCGGTCGGTGTGGTTCGGGCAGAAGTTCGATCTCGACGCCTTGACCCTCGCGGCGGTCGTCGGACACGCGGTGCCCGATATCGAGGTCGGCACCTCGGTGGTTCCGATCAACCCACGCCATCCGCTGGTGGTCGCCTCACAGGCACAGACCGCACAGGCCGCCACCGGTGGCCGCTTCCGCCTCGGACTCGGATTGGGCGCTCCCGCACTGGAATCGACGGCCTTCGGAATATACGAGGACAAACCGGTCCGGCGGCTGCGCGAATATCTGGTCGCGCTGCGCCGGGCCATCGAGGACGGCGCCGTCGACGTGGCCGGTGAACGGGTCCACGCTCGGCCGCCGCTACCGACGAGAGTGCGCGGTGGCGGCGATATCCCGCTCCTGGTGGCCGCGATGGGACCGCAAGCCCTGCGTGCGAGCGGGGAACTGGCCGACGGTGTGCTGCCGTTCCTGGCCGGCCCGCGCACGGTGGAATCACATATCGTGCCCGCCCTCGAACGCGCCCGCCCGGCACATCCGGTGCGACCCGCCCAGGTGATCGCGGGTGTGGTCGCGGTGGTCACCGATCGCGCCGAGCAGGTGCGCGCGACCGCGGCCCGGGCGTTGTCGTTCTACGAGCAATTCGATTCCTACCGCGCGATCCTCGATCGCGAAGGGGTGCCGCACGCGATCGACGTGGCGTTGATCGGCGACGAGGACCACGTCGCCCGTGGCCTGCGCGCCTATGTCGAAGCGGGAGCCACCGAGTTGCTGATCCACCAGTCCGATCTGGGCGGTCCCGACGACCAGGCGCGCACCTGGAAACTGCTGAGCGAACTCGCCGCGTGA
- a CDS encoding M20/M25/M40 family metallo-hydrolase — protein MGRRLSGVLAFVFLVVVAVATAWEQQPHDYRDASAPAGEFSAERALDTVREIAARPHPVGSAEHDRVRDRLVTRLRDLGLDTEIRSGVGRYPVDLHGEVPPLGTVGNIVARWPGTAATGTVYLVAHYDSVPTGPGANDDGVGVATVLETVRALRAGGVAPRNDLVVLFTDGEEVGLLGAEAFAASGAADPRGGVVINHEARGAGGPPLLWRISHPDGALIRTVATNPHPNTDSLSTTLAGEQTTSTTDFVVLDGAGMRVLDWAFAGRNAYYHNPFDDPDQVDPATVQQFGDNTLASARDFGAGDLRAEAGARNRAYSGLPFGMLLVLPLWVVVVLAVATVALVAWVVRRMRRGGEVTIWRGAGAAVFALVSIPVAMGVVSGLWRMIELIRPEYRSLLADPYRPGWYQAAILLLCVAVLAAWYALSRRWFGQPATAAGVLVAVALIGAVVTVLTPAGAVMVVLPACAAALGTALTFAVPDPWRLPLLTLFLVPAAVLLGGTAFTAVQTGLSTAALLTVPVVTVPGLLFTLTLAHAWPSSRAAVVPATAVVLTVALAAVGLAVDRFDDRHPLTTQLSYALDADRQEALWISASAPGRWTDGFVRATPPAGVFGELWPRAESSGPAPVRQLSAPTAEVLSDRTEAGRRTVRLRLRSTRGATSLGLRYPGAVRTLRVAGRDITPVPAQGFRFYAPGPDGIEVELTAPPGPLAVRVLDYDWLPDAGIAAAPADIFYRQDSVAAVFTTVRL, from the coding sequence ATGGGGCGTCGACTGTCCGGTGTGCTGGCTTTCGTCTTCCTGGTCGTGGTGGCCGTCGCCACCGCCTGGGAACAACAACCGCACGACTATCGCGATGCCTCGGCGCCCGCGGGGGAGTTCAGCGCGGAACGAGCGCTGGACACGGTCCGGGAGATCGCGGCGCGGCCACATCCGGTGGGCAGTGCCGAACACGACCGGGTCCGTGACCGGCTCGTCACGCGATTGCGAGATCTGGGCCTGGACACCGAAATTCGATCCGGCGTGGGCAGGTACCCGGTGGATCTGCACGGGGAGGTGCCGCCGCTCGGCACTGTCGGAAATATCGTCGCGCGCTGGCCCGGAACCGCTGCCACCGGAACCGTCTACCTTGTCGCACACTATGATTCGGTCCCGACCGGGCCCGGCGCCAATGACGATGGCGTCGGTGTCGCGACGGTCCTCGAGACGGTCCGGGCGCTGCGGGCGGGCGGGGTCGCGCCGCGTAACGATCTGGTGGTGCTGTTCACCGACGGTGAAGAGGTCGGCCTGCTCGGAGCCGAGGCGTTCGCGGCGTCGGGAGCGGCCGATCCGCGGGGCGGGGTGGTGATCAATCACGAGGCCCGCGGTGCCGGCGGCCCGCCGCTGCTGTGGCGGATCAGCCATCCCGACGGCGCGCTGATCCGCACGGTGGCCACGAATCCGCATCCGAACACCGATTCCCTGTCGACCACACTGGCCGGGGAGCAGACCACCAGCACCACCGATTTCGTCGTCCTGGACGGCGCGGGTATGCGGGTGCTGGACTGGGCATTCGCCGGACGTAACGCGTACTACCACAACCCTTTCGACGATCCGGATCAGGTCGATCCGGCGACGGTGCAGCAGTTCGGGGACAATACGCTGGCCTCGGCGCGGGACTTCGGCGCCGGCGATCTGCGTGCCGAGGCGGGTGCGCGCAACCGCGCCTATTCCGGCCTGCCGTTCGGGATGCTGCTGGTGTTGCCGCTGTGGGTGGTGGTCGTACTCGCGGTCGCGACCGTGGCGTTGGTGGCCTGGGTGGTCCGGCGGATGCGCCGCGGCGGCGAGGTGACGATCTGGCGCGGGGCCGGTGCGGCGGTGTTCGCGCTGGTCTCGATTCCGGTCGCGATGGGCGTGGTCTCCGGGCTGTGGCGGATGATCGAACTGATCCGCCCGGAGTATCGGAGTCTGCTGGCCGACCCGTATCGGCCCGGGTGGTACCAGGCCGCGATCCTGCTGTTGTGCGTCGCGGTACTGGCTGCGTGGTATGCGTTGTCCCGGCGATGGTTCGGGCAGCCGGCGACCGCGGCCGGAGTGCTGGTGGCGGTGGCTCTGATCGGTGCGGTCGTCACCGTGCTGACGCCTGCCGGCGCGGTGATGGTGGTGCTGCCCGCCTGCGCGGCGGCGCTCGGTACCGCGCTGACGTTCGCGGTGCCGGACCCGTGGCGGCTGCCGCTGCTGACCCTGTTCCTCGTTCCCGCGGCGGTACTGCTCGGCGGCACCGCGTTCACGGCGGTGCAGACCGGACTCTCGACGGCCGCGCTGCTCACCGTGCCGGTGGTGACGGTGCCGGGCCTGCTGTTCACGCTCACCCTCGCCCACGCCTGGCCGAGCAGTCGCGCGGCGGTGGTTCCGGCGACGGCGGTGGTGCTGACAGTGGCGCTCGCCGCGGTCGGCCTGGCGGTCGACCGTTTCGACGACCGGCATCCGCTGACCACGCAGCTGTCCTACGCACTCGACGCCGATCGTCAGGAGGCGCTGTGGATTTCCGCATCGGCGCCGGGGCGGTGGACCGACGGTTTCGTCCGGGCCACACCACCGGCCGGGGTCTTCGGGGAGCTGTGGCCGCGCGCCGAGTCCAGCGGTCCCGCGCCGGTGCGGCAGTTGTCGGCTCCCACGGCCGAGGTGCTGTCCGATCGCACCGAGGCCGGCCGGCGCACCGTGCGCCTGCGACTGCGCTCGACCCGCGGCGCCACCTCGCTCGGTCTGCGCTACCCCGGCGCGGTCCGGACGCTGCGGGTGGCAGGTCGCGACATCACCCCGGTGCCGGCACAGGGATTCCGCTTCTACGCACCCGGGCCCGACGGGATCGAGGTGGAGCTGACCGCCCCACCCGGCCCGCTGGCCGTGCGGGTCCTCGACTACGACTGGCTGCCGGATGCGGGTATCGCCGCGGCTCCCGCGGATATCTTCTACCGTCAGGACAGTGTGGCGGCGGTCTTCACCACCGTGCGGTTGTGA